GGCCATACCGCCATCTTGCCTACCTGGCAGCGTCATCATCCACACCGGGGGCCGACACGGAAACGTGCCCCGCGCACACATTCCAGCCCTCCCCCTCAGGCCAGCCCCGGTGATCAAGAGATTCACGTCAACATCCAGCCCCGGCGTGACCCAAACCTCTTGATCACCAGGGCTGGGCACACCGCCGACCCGCCCAGCCAGCGCACCTCACACCACCCCGAGCGAGCTGGATCGGTGACCAAGAGGTTTACGTCAACAATCCGGCGCGGGCGTGACCCAAACCTCTTGATCACCGGGGCTGGGCACAGCGCCGATCCGGCCAGCCAGCGCACCTCACTCGGCCCGGGCCGCCTGCCCCGGTGACCAAGAGGTTTAGGTCAACAATCCGGCGCGGGGCTGACGTAAAGCTCTTGATCACCGGGGCGGGGCAGGACGGGACGGGGCGGGGCAGGACGGGACGGGGCGGGGCAGGACGGGACGGGGCGGGGCAGGACGGGGTGGGGCAGGACGGGGCGGGACGGGGCGGGACGGGGCGGGACGGGGCGGGGCGCCCGGGAGGGCGGGGGGCGAGGGCGGGGAGGTGGGAGGAGGGGGAGGAAGGTGGGAGGGTCAGGAGGCTCGGTGGGCCTGGATGGCGCGGCGTTTGGCCAGGCGGTGGGCGCGGCGGATCTCCGCCTCCTTGTAGCGGCGGTGGTCGTCGGCGGTCTCGGGGAGCACGGGGCGGACCGGGCGGGGCGCACCGCCCACGTCCACCCCGACGAAGACGAGGTAGGCGGTGGCCACCCGGACGGGAGCGTCCTCCGCGGAGTCCCACCGCTCGGCGACCACCTTCACCCCCACCTCCATCGAGGTGTTGCCGGTCCAGTTGACCTGGGCGTGGGCGTGCACCAGGTCACCCACCCGGACCGGCTCGGAGAAGACGATCTCGTCGATGGAGGCGGTCACCGCCGTACCGCCGCTGTGTCGGGCCGCCGCCGCGCCGGCCACGTCGTCGACGAACTTCATCAACACCCCGCCGTGCACGGTTCCGTACAGATTGACATCGACGGCGGTCATGATGCGACTCAGCGTGACCCGGGAGTACGACGTCGGCTTGCCGGGAGGGGTGGCGGGGTGCTCGGTCATGCCGGAAACGGTACGGTGCGCCAATGCGACATCTCTGGAGCTTCCTCGCCGGGTTGGTGGTGGCGCCCATCACCTGGGTACTGCTCACCCTCGGGCAGGACGGGTCGGGCCGCACCGTGGACCGCTGGGTGGAGATCGGCACGTACAACACGGCGAACCTGATCGAGCCGGCTGTCTACCTCGGCGTCGCCGGCATCCTGCTGGGCCTGGTCGGCACGCTGCGCACCTCGCCGCTCGGCCCGCTCGTCGCCGGGCTGCTGCTGGTCACCCCGTACGTCGGGATGTTCATCGCCCCGTTCACCGTGCTCGACCGGATCCCGAGCGACTGGAAGGTGCTCGGCGACCCGCTGCCGCTGCGCGAGCCGGTGCAGAACGGCACCCTGTTCCTGATCGGCGTGATGCTGCTGATGGCCGTGTTCAGCGTGCGGCGGTGGCGGCGCTGGCCGCAGCCGGTGACCGGGGTGGAACCGCCCCCGGCCGACTACGACGCCCCGCCGCCACCCAGCTACGCCACGAGCGACTGGCCGCCGCCCGGTCCGCCCGCCCGCAGCGAGCCGGACACCGCGCCGCTCACCCTCGGCTACCCCGACCTGGACACCCCCACCGAGCCGCTGCCCCGGCGGACCGGCACCGAGTCGCCGTGGTCCGCGCCGCCGCGCTACGGGGCCAAGCCGGAGAACAGCACCGACAACCGCTGACGACCGTCGGGGGGGCCGGCACGACCGGCCCACCCGCACCCCTTTCGTCAGGACCGGTGGTCGTCGTGGCGGCGGACGCGGGACAGCTCGTCATAATCCTGAGTACGCCAGCGGTGCAGCCGCCCGTACCCTGCCCGCCGGCCTCACCGGCGGTGCGTCTCTCCCATCAGAAGGAACGCGTTGAACAGCAGCAAGCACACCGAGCTGGCGAACCACGCCTGGTCGGTCGCCGATCTCCTGCGCGGCGACTACAAGCAGTCCGACTACGGCAAGGTGATCCTGCCGTTCACCGTGCTACGCCGCTTGGAGTGCGTGCTCGACCTCACCCGCGACCAGGTCCTCGCGGAGTACGACCGGCGCAAGGACCAGAACGTGGACCTGGGCCGGTTCCTGCGCCGAGCCTCGGAACACCGCTTCTACAACGTGAGCGGCTACACGCTGAAGTCGATGGTCAACGACTCCGGCCAGTTGGCGAGGCACCTGCTCGCCTACATCGGTGCGTTCTCCGAGAACGCGCAGGAGGTGATGGAGCGCTACGAGTTCGCCCAGCAGGTGCGCCGCCTCGACAACGCGAACCTGCTCTACCGGGTGGCCGGCCGCTTCGCCGACCTCGACCTGCACCCGTTCGAGCGCGACCGGAAGACCGGCAAGGTGGTCCTCGACAAGGAGACCGGCAAGCCCGTCCCCAACGTCACGAACCAGCAGATGGGGTACGTCTTCGAGGAGCTGATCAGGCGGTTCGCCG
Above is a window of Micromonospora rifamycinica DNA encoding:
- a CDS encoding acyl-CoA thioesterase, with product MTEHPATPPGKPTSYSRVTLSRIMTAVDVNLYGTVHGGVLMKFVDDVAGAAAARHSGGTAVTASIDEIVFSEPVRVGDLVHAHAQVNWTGNTSMEVGVKVVAERWDSAEDAPVRVATAYLVFVGVDVGGAPRPVRPVLPETADDHRRYKEAEIRRAHRLAKRRAIQAHRAS